The genomic segment TTGCTGAACTTCGCGAATTGGATGCTGATATTCGCGAAGATTACAAAAATCTGCTGCGTACTTTGACAACTTAACAGACTGCGGCCAATTAATTAGGCAAGGGACCAGACCATGCATTTCACTATCCAGCGCGAAGCCCTGTTGAAACCCCTGCAGTTGGTTGCTGGCGTCGTCGAGCGACGCCAGACCTTGCCGGTGTTGTCTAATGTTCTGTTGGTGGTTCAGGATCATCAGCTGTCGCTAACCGGTACCGATCTAGAAGTCGAATTGGTCGGCCGAGTCGCTCTGGAAGATGCATTCGAGCCGGGTGAGATCACCGTGCCAGCCCGAAAGCTGATGGATATCTGTAAAAGCCTGCAGCCTGACGCGCTAATTGATATTCGTCTGGACGATCAGAAGGTGGTGATCAAGTCGGGGCGCAGCCGCTTTTCCTTGTCGACGTTGCCTGCGAATGACTTTCCTACCGTTGAGGAAGGACCGGGTTCGCTGAATTTCAGCGTCAACCAGGGAAGGATGCGCCGCATGATAGAGCGCAGCAGCTTTGCCATGGCGCAGCAGGACGTACGCTATTACCTGAATGGAATGTTGATCGAGGTCTCCAGCGGCATGTTGCGTGCAGTCGCGACCGATGGCCATCGTCTGGCGATGTGTTCTATGCAAGCGGGTATCGAGCAGCCTGATCGCCATCAGGTCATCGTGCCACGCAAAGGTATTCTGGAACTGGCACGCCTACTGACTGATCAAGACGGTGATGTCAGTATCGTGCTTGGCCAGCATCACATCCGTGCAACCACCGGCGAGTTCACTTTCACGTCAAAGCTGGTGGATGGGAAATTTCCCGACTATGAGCGCGTCCTGCCTCGTGGTGGCGACAAATTAGTCGTTGGTGAGCGTCAAACCTTGCGCGAGGCATTCAGCCGTACGGCGATCCTTTCCAATGAAAAATACCGAGGTATTCGTCTTCAACTGGAAAACGGTCTGTTGAAGATTCAGGCGAACAATCCCGAGCAGGAAGAGGCGGAAGAAGAAGTTGTTGTGGATTACTCGGGCGGCGCGCTGGAAATCGGATTTAACGTCAGCTATTTGCTTGATGTATTGGGTGTGATGACAACCGATCAGGTCCGGTTGATCCTTTCCGACGCGAATAGCAGCGCGCTGGTTCAGGAATTCGATAACGATGATTCGGCCTATGTCGTTATGCCGATGCGTCTGTAACCCCGACTGAATGTCCCTTAGCCGTATCTCCGTCACCGGCGTTCGCAATCTACAGCCGGTGACGTTAACCCCCTCCCCCCGGATCAATATCCTTCACGGCGACAATGGCAGTGGGAAGACAAGTTTTCTCGAGGCCGTGCATCTCCTCGGAATGGCGCGCTCGTTTCGCAGCACTCGCTTGAACCCCGTTATTAGCCATGAAGAAACGAGTTGTATTGTTTTCGGCCAGGTTGAGCTGGGTGAAGAACAGTCCGGCGCGTTGGGTATTTCAAGAGATCGTGGCGGCGAAATCCGTATTCGCATCAACGGTCAGAGCGTTCGAAGTGCAGCGGAGCTTGCTGACGCCTTGCCGCTGCAGTTGATCAATCCCGACAGCTTT from the Stutzerimonas stutzeri genome contains:
- the dnaN gene encoding DNA polymerase III subunit beta; protein product: MHFTIQREALLKPLQLVAGVVERRQTLPVLSNVLLVVQDHQLSLTGTDLEVELVGRVALEDAFEPGEITVPARKLMDICKSLQPDALIDIRLDDQKVVIKSGRSRFSLSTLPANDFPTVEEGPGSLNFSVNQGRMRRMIERSSFAMAQQDVRYYLNGMLIEVSSGMLRAVATDGHRLAMCSMQAGIEQPDRHQVIVPRKGILELARLLTDQDGDVSIVLGQHHIRATTGEFTFTSKLVDGKFPDYERVLPRGGDKLVVGERQTLREAFSRTAILSNEKYRGIRLQLENGLLKIQANNPEQEEAEEEVVVDYSGGALEIGFNVSYLLDVLGVMTTDQVRLILSDANSSALVQEFDNDDSAYVVMPMRL